A region of the Arctopsyche grandis isolate Sample6627 chromosome 10, ASM5162203v2, whole genome shotgun sequence genome:
AAAGGTAAAGCACTTAAGAATAAAGCTAATAAATCCAGcagtaaaaagaaaataaatgattGTACTGAAAATATATTAGAATTTTCACCGAAACATAACAGAATCATAGAAGAAATTGTGGAACATAACGACCACACCTATGCAATAACCAAATTTGATAAACCGTTTAAGTTAAATAAGAATGACGTCACGTGCAAAGTATGCAATGAGACATTCCCATATCACATGGCACTCGTCCGTCACATGTCCATTCATTTCACTAAATACGTTTGTCACATTTGCGGGTTTCGTTGCGCGACTAGACACAGTGTCCGATCTCACATTCTGCTACACGAGAACCAGAGTTTGCAAACATGCGAAATATGCAATAAAACCGTGAAGGGTAATATCAATCTGCGAAAACACGTCCAACGACACATATCGAAACTCGTCTTCAGCTGTCCACAGTGCTCGGAGAGGTTTACCAGCTACATCGCCCGGGTGAGACATTTGCACAAGGTTCACAATGTCGCACCGCGTATGCACAAGTGTACACTTTGTCCCAAAGAATTTTCGTCGTCGAGTCATCTGTCGGAGCATACGAAGAAATATCACTTACTAGAAAGAAATCATAAATGTCAGGAGTGTCCCAGCTGCTTCTATTCCGCTTACGAATTGAAAGAACATATGACGATGCACACCGGTGTTAAGAATTTCCATTGCAGTGTATGCAGTAAAACTTTTGCAAGACGCAGAACTTTGCAAGTGCACATGAAAATTCACAACAATGTTAAAGATCATGTGTGTGCCGTTTGTAACAAGGCGTTTAGGCAAAAAGGCACACTGAACAGTCATATGAAGTTGCATGAAAAAgttcaaattgaaattatttccaATGATGACATTTACATGATACCAGAATTGTCCATATAAAATAtgctttttaaaaagttttgctTTAAacgcatttttatatgaattttgtaacgtataaaaattaatacctGTTCATTAAGTATTTAATAGTATATTTACGACACACTTTAtatgtttcaatatttataGCTTTCTTAATAAAGATCTCAAAATAGAATCGCCCCAAATTGGGCGATAATAAACTATATTTTTGCTTATTTCAATCGTCAAAAGAATAAAATTCAACATTACAAGTGATCACaccagtttgttcatacacgaactatagTTTAAGTCCTAGCATTCAAAacctatcttcaaatagac
Encoded here:
- the LOC143918313 gene encoding uncharacterized protein LOC143918313 — its product is MAPGIRAEALICCCCLRETDLNSLMLPNQKHGDTEIYADMIQQCYGFQIIAENDNFENNSYLICDVCVMRLREALLLRIQLEIARDFFQENFIKCNSHHKDISQTSELLSIIDDEDFSSDKINDEHSTDIYNEKFCPPFYNNIPETQFKQKSNRVGPNSKTKRTKSCNKNDNERSSKRIKLDSNIKQSNVRSHGKKVLHSNSKKGKALKNKANKSSSKKKINDCTENILEFSPKHNRIIEEIVEHNDHTYAITKFDKPFKLNKNDVTCKVCNETFPYHMALVRHMSIHFTKYVCHICGFRCATRHSVRSHILLHENQSLQTCEICNKTVKGNINLRKHVQRHISKLVFSCPQCSERFTSYIARVRHLHKVHNVAPRMHKCTLCPKEFSSSSHLSEHTKKYHLLERNHKCQECPSCFYSAYELKEHMTMHTGVKNFHCSVCSKTFARRRTLQVHMKIHNNVKDHVCAVCNKAFRQKGTLNSHMKLHEKVQIEIISNDDIYMIPELSI